The Streptococcus pantholopis genome has a segment encoding these proteins:
- a CDS encoding KH domain-containing protein produces MDTIENLIIAIVKPLISQPDLFTIRIQDTPDFLEYHLDLDTRDIGRIIGKKGRTITAIRSIVYSVPTQGKKVRLVIDEK; encoded by the coding sequence ATGGATACTATCGAAAATCTGATTATTGCGATTGTGAAACCTTTAATTTCACAGCCTGATTTATTTACAATCAGGATTCAGGACACTCCGGACTTCCTTGAGTATCATCTGGATTTGGATACTCGGGATATCGGCCGGATCATCGGCAAAAAAGGCCGTACAATCACAGCAATAAGATCAATTGTTTATTCAGTCCCTACTCAAGGGAAAAAAGTAAGGCTGGTTATTGACGAAAAATAA
- a CDS encoding NAD(P)/FAD-dependent oxidoreductase, with the protein MEKEMLKEEAIYDITIIGGGPVGLFAAFYAGLRGVSVKIIESLSELGGQPAVLYPEKLIYDIPAFPAVSGADLTDQLLKQLERFEDRITVCLKEEVKTFTKEEGLFTIQTSRAEHRSRALIIACGNGAFAPRTLGVENEADYADHNLFYNVRQLETFAGKRVVICGGGDSAVDWALHLADIAESVTLVHRRDAFRAHEHSVELLQTSDVKILTPYIPVEIKGENGLAEQLKIQKVKSEEILTLDLDALIVSFGFSTSNKNLKNWGLDFKRSSITVSSLFETSQAGVYAIGDAAAYEGKIDLIASGFGEAPTAVAQAINYIYPERDNRLVHSTSLIK; encoded by the coding sequence ATGGAGAAGGAAATGCTAAAGGAAGAAGCAATCTATGATATTACCATTATCGGCGGCGGCCCGGTCGGGCTCTTTGCCGCTTTTTATGCCGGTCTGCGCGGAGTTTCTGTCAAAATTATTGAGAGCCTGTCGGAACTGGGAGGGCAGCCTGCTGTTCTTTACCCTGAAAAATTAATCTATGATATTCCGGCTTTTCCGGCTGTCAGCGGAGCAGACCTGACGGATCAGCTGCTTAAGCAGCTGGAACGTTTTGAGGACCGCATCACAGTCTGTCTGAAAGAAGAAGTTAAAACCTTTACTAAGGAAGAGGGTCTTTTTACGATTCAGACCAGCAGAGCAGAACACCGCTCGCGGGCACTGATTATTGCCTGCGGCAACGGTGCTTTTGCTCCCCGGACTTTAGGTGTGGAAAATGAAGCTGATTATGCTGATCATAATCTCTTTTACAATGTGCGCCAGTTAGAGACCTTTGCCGGAAAAAGGGTTGTTATTTGCGGCGGAGGTGACTCAGCTGTGGACTGGGCTCTTCATTTAGCAGATATCGCTGAAAGTGTGACCTTAGTTCACCGGCGTGATGCTTTTCGGGCTCATGAACACAGTGTTGAACTGCTGCAGACTTCTGATGTTAAGATTTTAACGCCTTATATTCCAGTTGAAATTAAGGGCGAAAATGGTCTGGCCGAACAGCTTAAGATCCAAAAGGTCAAGTCAGAAGAAATACTCACTCTTGATTTAGATGCTTTGATTGTCAGCTTTGGCTTTTCAACCTCTAATAAAAATCTCAAAAATTGGGGACTGGATTTTAAACGCTCCAGCATTACGGTCTCCTCGCTCTTTGAAACAAGTCAGGCGGGTGTTTATGCTATTGGAGATGCTGCTGCATATGAAGGAAAAATCGATTTGATTGCTTCGGGTTTTGGTGAGGCTCCGACGGCTGTAGCTCAGGCAATTAATTACATTTATCCGGAGCGTGATAATCGGCTGGTCCATTCTACCTCTTTGATTAAATAA
- a CDS encoding amidohydrolase family protein, which yields METIDVFAHVLLPEFYKRMLMLDQDLPKKQPFIQNPLLTNMELRRQHKKAGVRQVISYVNLNPEDYMSGKTAALLTRKANAELLQTVQENSDLFAGGVAMLALNNIDESLQILDDFVKVHKEILGVQLFTRHLGQSVADPAFKPIFAKCAQLGFPIWLHPVFDERKPDNNIILSWEYELSQAMLQIVQAEYFQEFPDLKILVHHAGAMVPYFSERINRILPEYLAKDFTNFYADTALLGNAKALDLAAAYFGCDHMFFGTDAPLGVLPAGATDEILTAVEEMAVSQSDREAILYHNFAAKLYRK from the coding sequence ATGGAGACCATTGATGTTTTTGCCCATGTCCTCTTGCCGGAGTTTTACAAAAGAATGCTGATGCTGGATCAGGATTTACCCAAAAAACAGCCTTTCATTCAGAATCCGCTTTTGACAAATATGGAACTGAGACGGCAGCATAAGAAAGCAGGAGTACGTCAGGTCATTTCTTATGTTAATCTGAATCCAGAGGACTATATGTCTGGAAAAACAGCCGCTCTTTTAACCAGAAAAGCTAATGCAGAGCTGTTGCAGACGGTACAGGAGAATTCTGATCTTTTTGCCGGCGGCGTAGCTATGCTGGCGCTAAACAATATCGACGAGAGCCTGCAGATACTGGATGATTTTGTCAAGGTCCATAAGGAAATTTTAGGTGTTCAGCTTTTTACCAGACATTTAGGCCAGTCTGTTGCCGATCCAGCCTTTAAACCTATTTTTGCCAAATGTGCTCAGTTAGGGTTTCCGATTTGGCTGCATCCGGTTTTTGATGAGCGCAAGCCGGATAACAATATCATACTGTCATGGGAATATGAACTGTCACAGGCCATGCTGCAGATTGTTCAGGCGGAATACTTCCAAGAATTTCCAGATTTGAAGATATTGGTGCATCACGCCGGGGCTATGGTTCCGTATTTTTCTGAGCGTATTAACCGTATTTTACCGGAGTATTTGGCCAAAGATTTCACTAATTTTTATGCTGACACGGCCCTTCTGGGGAATGCAAAAGCATTGGATCTGGCAGCCGCCTATTTTGGCTGCGACCATATGTTCTTTGGAACAGATGCCCCTCTTGGTGTGCTGCCTGCAGGTGCTACCGATGAGATTTTGACTGCTGTCGAAGAAATGGCTGTCTCTCAGTCGGACAGAGAAGCCATCCTTTATCATAATTTTGCCGCTAAATTATATAGAAAGTAA
- a CDS encoding DeoR/GlpR family DNA-binding transcription regulator gives MLKSKRKQVIMEEISKDSFVTLENLVTILKTSESTVRRDLDELENEHKLHRVHGGAELLHSLQEELTNQQKSIKNVQLKTDIAKKAASFIADGEVIFIDAGTTTELLLEELFQNDIKVVTNSIHHASKLVERGIDTLIIGGVVKTTTDASIGNVAVEQIRQLNFDKAFLGMNGVDDIFLTTPDLEEAVIKKTIIENAQKSYILADSSKIGHVSFAKVARIEAAEIITNHSDLTLMKKIKEKTRVFEV, from the coding sequence ATTTTAAAATCGAAACGCAAACAAGTGATTATGGAAGAAATTTCAAAAGACAGTTTTGTAACCTTAGAAAATTTGGTGACCATTCTCAAAACATCTGAATCAACTGTTCGGCGTGATTTAGATGAATTGGAGAATGAGCACAAGCTGCATCGGGTGCACGGCGGAGCTGAGCTCCTGCATTCTCTGCAGGAAGAACTGACTAATCAGCAAAAATCTATCAAAAACGTTCAGCTTAAAACTGACATTGCTAAGAAAGCGGCTTCCTTTATTGCAGACGGCGAAGTTATTTTCATCGATGCAGGTACCACGACCGAATTGCTTTTGGAAGAGCTATTTCAAAATGATATAAAAGTTGTTACTAATTCGATTCACCATGCCAGTAAATTAGTCGAGCGCGGCATTGATACCCTTATTATCGGGGGTGTTGTTAAAACGACAACAGATGCCAGTATCGGCAATGTTGCAGTGGAGCAGATCCGGCAGCTCAATTTTGATAAAGCGTTTTTGGGAATGAATGGAGTAGATGATATTTTTTTGACTACACCTGATCTTGAAGAGGCAGTTATCAAAAAAACCATCATTGAGAATGCTCAAAAGTCCTATATTTTAGCAGACTCTTCCAAAATCGGCCATGTTTCATTTGCTAAGGTGGCTCGGATTGAAGCGGCTGAGATTATTACCAACCATTCCGATCTGACCTTGATGAAAAAAATTAAAGAGAAAACGAGGGTATTCGAGGTATGA
- the trmD gene encoding tRNA (guanosine(37)-N1)-methyltransferase TrmD, with product MKIDILTLFPEMFAPLEHSILGKAKDKGLLEVHYHNFRQQAENARHVDDEPYGGGQGMLLRAQPVFTAVENIKAEHPRIILLDPAGKPFSQAYAEELAEEKELIFICGHYEGFDERIKTLVTDEISLGDFVLTGGELAAMAVIDATVRLLPDVLGKTASHQDDSFSTGLLEYPQYTRPYDFRGLQVPDVLLSGHHENIRRWRLEQSLRKTYERRPDLLKDAQLSDEAEKLLAKIKKEALE from the coding sequence ATGAAAATTGATATCTTAACCCTTTTTCCTGAGATGTTTGCGCCTTTAGAACATTCTATTCTCGGTAAAGCCAAAGATAAGGGTCTGCTGGAAGTTCATTACCATAATTTCCGCCAACAGGCAGAGAATGCCCGCCATGTTGATGACGAACCATATGGCGGCGGACAGGGAATGCTGCTGCGAGCTCAGCCTGTCTTTACTGCTGTCGAAAACATAAAAGCAGAGCACCCGCGAATTATTTTGCTGGATCCCGCCGGAAAGCCCTTCAGTCAGGCTTATGCAGAGGAACTGGCAGAAGAAAAAGAACTCATTTTTATTTGCGGCCATTATGAAGGTTTTGATGAACGTATTAAGACCTTAGTGACGGACGAGATTTCTCTGGGGGATTTTGTTTTGACCGGAGGGGAGCTGGCTGCCATGGCTGTCATAGATGCGACTGTCCGCCTGCTTCCCGATGTTCTTGGGAAAACGGCCAGTCATCAGGACGATTCTTTTTCAACTGGTTTGCTGGAATATCCCCAGTATACCCGTCCATACGATTTTCGGGGCTTGCAAGTTCCGGATGTCCTGCTGAGCGGCCATCATGAAAATATCCGCCGTTGGAGGCTGGAGCAGAGTCTGCGGAAAACCTATGAAAGACGGCCCGATTTGCTAAAAGACGCTCAGTTATCGGATGAGGCTGAGAAGCTTCTGGCTAAGATTAAAAAAGAAGCCCTAGAATAA
- a CDS encoding low temperature requirement protein A: MSPIKHKKVELTELFYDLVYVYAISQVTSLIHHVHHGIVGPYAFFTFFIGLMIFINSWMVQTVFTNRFGSNSLTNILFMFAQMACLLVSSTAITGDWSSDFPLFILPVALISFILLLQYVAEYFKTDNPADRHFIKQFFYILGLRSAVLFLAGWLPYRIGLLVGASGIVVTWLLPSVLTAPKKRVMQEAVTPLNFPHLIERLSLLIIITFGEMLIGIAPYFGRSRLSLDSFLIFLIVTNLFMIYIVEMDHMIDLHKTGVSGNGAIYYHYPILFGLSFVTVSLGFLGEQEASNGFALLLLYLGILLLLGALFLHNIYNKKTHRFNKRFCLQTLCLLASGFAVSLFFLASAGSLIMIAFLTTLLLMIYFVGFNLKRQS; the protein is encoded by the coding sequence ATGTCGCCTATTAAACATAAAAAAGTAGAACTGACAGAACTTTTTTATGATTTGGTTTATGTTTATGCGATCAGTCAGGTGACTTCGCTTATTCACCATGTCCACCATGGTATTGTCGGACCCTACGCCTTTTTTACCTTTTTTATTGGTTTGATGATTTTTATTAATTCTTGGATGGTGCAGACTGTCTTTACGAATCGCTTTGGCAGCAATTCTCTGACTAATATTCTGTTTATGTTTGCTCAGATGGCCTGCCTTTTAGTTTCCTCTACTGCCATTACAGGAGACTGGTCATCAGATTTCCCTTTATTTATACTGCCTGTCGCCCTTATTTCTTTTATTTTGCTGCTTCAGTATGTTGCTGAATATTTTAAAACTGACAATCCGGCTGACCGGCATTTTATTAAGCAGTTTTTCTATATTTTAGGCCTTCGTTCGGCTGTTTTATTTCTGGCAGGCTGGCTTCCTTACCGTATTGGTCTGCTGGTTGGAGCTTCTGGGATTGTTGTTACCTGGCTACTCCCCAGCGTCTTAACAGCACCTAAGAAACGTGTGATGCAGGAGGCGGTGACGCCCTTAAATTTTCCTCATCTGATCGAGCGTTTGTCTCTCTTAATCATTATCACTTTTGGCGAAATGCTGATAGGTATTGCTCCTTATTTTGGCAGAAGCAGACTGTCACTTGATTCATTTTTGATTTTTCTGATTGTCACCAATCTTTTTATGATTTATATTGTGGAAATGGACCATATGATTGATCTTCACAAGACGGGTGTGTCCGGTAATGGTGCTATTTATTATCATTATCCAATTTTGTTTGGCCTGAGCTTTGTCACAGTGTCGCTTGGTTTTTTAGGTGAGCAGGAAGCCAGCAACGGTTTTGCGCTGCTTTTGCTTTATTTGGGAATTTTGTTACTGCTGGGAGCACTTTTCTTACATAATATCTATAATAAAAAAACACACCGCTTTAACAAACGATTTTGTCTGCAAACGCTCTGCCTGCTTGCCAGCGGTTTTGCGGTCAGCCTTTTCTTTCTTGCTTCTGCCGGCAGTTTGATTATGATTGCATTTTTAACAACCCTGCTGTTAATGATTTATTTTGTAGGCTTTAATTTAAAAAGACAAAGCTAG
- the rpsP gene encoding 30S ribosomal protein S16 has product MAVKIRLTRMGSKKKPFYRINVADSRSPRDGRFIETVGTYNPLVEDNQVTLKEERILDWLSKGAQPSDTVRSILSKAGIMQKFHESKFKK; this is encoded by the coding sequence ATGGCAGTAAAAATTCGTTTAACACGCATGGGTTCTAAGAAGAAACCTTTCTATCGTATCAATGTAGCTGATTCCCGCTCTCCGCGCGATGGCCGTTTCATCGAAACTGTCGGCACTTACAATCCGCTTGTTGAAGACAATCAAGTAACACTGAAAGAAGAACGTATTCTTGACTGGTTGTCTAAAGGGGCTCAGCCTTCAGATACTGTTCGCAGTATTCTTTCAAAAGCAGGGATTATGCAAAAATTCCATGAATCAAAATTCAAAAAATAA
- the pfkB gene encoding 1-phosphofructokinase produces MIYTVTLNPSIDFIVRVDKLELGEVNRMKSDDKYTGGKGINVSRILQRLGYASIATGFIGGFTGQFIKDGLLSEGISTRFVEVEEDTRINVKIKSSQETEINGTGPAISAQKSAELQAVLANLSNQDTVVFAGSAPTSLGNEIYKELIPLVKKTGAQIVCDFEGQTLLDALTYEPLLVKPNNHELADIFGVKLEGLADIEKYAHKLLEKGAQHVIVSMAGDGALLVSPEVSYFAKPIKGEVKNSVGAGDSMVAGFTGEYVNTGNLLEALKWGVACGTATTFSDDLADTVFIKETYEKVEVEKI; encoded by the coding sequence ATGATTTACACAGTTACTTTAAATCCTTCAATCGATTTTATTGTCCGCGTTGACAAACTTGAACTTGGAGAAGTCAACCGCATGAAGAGTGACGATAAATACACAGGAGGAAAAGGTATTAATGTCAGCCGTATTCTTCAGCGTTTAGGCTACGCCAGTATAGCGACTGGTTTTATCGGCGGGTTTACCGGTCAGTTTATCAAAGATGGTTTGTTGTCAGAAGGGATCAGCACACGATTTGTTGAGGTCGAGGAAGACACTCGGATTAATGTCAAAATCAAAAGCAGCCAAGAGACAGAAATCAATGGGACAGGTCCTGCTATTTCCGCCCAAAAGTCTGCAGAACTGCAGGCTGTTCTCGCTAATCTGTCCAATCAGGATACCGTTGTTTTTGCTGGAAGTGCACCGACCAGTTTAGGCAATGAAATCTATAAAGAACTGATTCCTTTAGTTAAAAAAACAGGGGCACAGATTGTCTGTGATTTTGAAGGTCAAACACTTTTGGATGCTCTGACGTATGAGCCCCTGCTGGTGAAACCCAATAACCATGAATTGGCCGATATTTTTGGAGTGAAGCTAGAAGGACTGGCTGATATTGAAAAGTATGCTCATAAGCTTCTGGAAAAGGGTGCTCAGCATGTGATTGTTTCCATGGCTGGAGACGGAGCCCTGCTGGTCAGTCCGGAGGTCAGCTATTTTGCTAAGCCGATTAAAGGTGAGGTGAAAAATTCTGTTGGTGCCGGTGATTCAATGGTTGCCGGGTTTACCGGTGAATATGTCAATACGGGCAATCTCCTTGAAGCTCTGAAATGGGGAGTTGCCTGCGGCACAGCAACAACCTTTTCAGATGATTTGGCAGACACCGTGTTTATTAAGGAAACTTATGAAAAAGTAGAGGTAGAAAAAATATGA
- the rimM gene encoding ribosome maturation factor RimM (Essential for efficient processing of 16S rRNA) has product MNYFNVGKIVNTQGLQGEMRVLSVTDFAEERFKKGAVLALFDDQDRFIRDVEIASHRQQKNFDIIKFKGLYHINDVEQYKGFSLKVAQDNLSELEEGEFYYHEIIGLDVYEEDVFIGRISEILQPGANDVWVVKRKGKRDLLLPYIPSVILNVDSKAGRVTVNLLEGLDDEN; this is encoded by the coding sequence ATGAACTATTTTAATGTCGGAAAAATTGTTAATACTCAAGGGCTTCAAGGGGAAATGAGGGTACTTAGTGTCACTGATTTTGCTGAGGAGCGTTTCAAAAAGGGAGCTGTTCTGGCTCTGTTTGATGATCAAGACCGTTTTATCAGAGATGTAGAGATTGCCAGCCATCGTCAGCAAAAAAATTTTGATATTATCAAGTTTAAAGGGCTGTATCATATCAATGATGTGGAACAGTATAAAGGATTTTCACTGAAAGTTGCCCAAGACAATCTTTCGGAACTCGAGGAGGGTGAATTTTATTATCATGAAATCATCGGTCTTGACGTTTATGAAGAGGATGTGTTTATTGGACGTATCTCAGAAATTCTCCAGCCCGGTGCTAATGATGTCTGGGTTGTTAAGCGTAAAGGCAAGCGGGATTTGCTGCTTCCTTATATTCCGTCAGTAATCCTAAATGTCGACAGCAAAGCCGGCCGTGTGACTGTTAATCTTTTGGAAGGACTGGATGATGAAAATTGA
- a CDS encoding glucosaminidase domain-containing protein, whose product MKKLRLKKKQKNRLLTFILLFSVLALIFAAYLDRDKETEPANQTLLQDQTTLDFIQTIGPTAQEIAAANDLYASVMIAQAVLESDSGQSALSQAPNFNFFGIKGDYMGQSVTMATLEDDGSGHYYQVDADFRSYGSQRESLQDYAQLLQKDIYKNVRKTSARSYQEATAALTGTYATDTAYGEKLNRIIETYGLTIYDRIF is encoded by the coding sequence ATGAAAAAACTAAGATTAAAGAAAAAACAAAAAAACAGGCTGCTTACTTTTATTTTGCTCTTTTCTGTTTTGGCACTTATTTTTGCTGCATACTTAGACCGGGACAAAGAAACAGAGCCAGCCAATCAAACCCTTCTCCAAGATCAAACCACTCTTGATTTTATTCAAACCATCGGCCCCACTGCTCAGGAAATCGCAGCCGCAAATGATTTGTATGCATCAGTGATGATTGCTCAGGCTGTGCTGGAATCTGACAGCGGTCAATCGGCTCTCAGTCAGGCTCCAAATTTTAATTTTTTTGGAATCAAAGGAGATTATATGGGGCAATCGGTGACGATGGCAACTTTGGAAGATGATGGGAGCGGTCATTATTATCAAGTTGATGCTGATTTTCGTTCTTACGGCAGTCAAAGGGAATCCCTGCAGGATTATGCTCAGCTTCTTCAAAAAGATATCTACAAAAATGTCAGAAAGACTTCAGCCCGCTCCTATCAGGAAGCGACGGCTGCCTTAACCGGTACCTATGCCACTGATACAGCTTATGGAGAGAAACTGAACCGCATTATTGAAACCTACGGTTTAACTATCTACGACAGGATTTTTTAA
- a CDS encoding PTS fructose transporter subunit IIABC: MKIQDLLRKEVMILDLQAVTKEAAVDEMVTKLVDKGIVTDFAVFKEGIMNREAQTSTGLGDGIAMPHSKNAAVKEATVLFAKSQAGVDYEALDGQPVDLFFMIAAPDGANDTHLAALAELSKYLLKDGFADKLRQVTSPDQVLAVFDETEEDSKASAPAASEPVSDDQPLVVAVTACTTGIAHTYMAEEALIKQGQEMGVQVRVETNGASGIGNKLTDDEIKRAKGVIIAADKAVEMSRFSGKPLVSRPVADGIKKSEELLNIILEGKADTYTASGAAADTASSAESKAEKQGLGSAFYKHLMSGVSQMLPFVIGGGIMIALAFLLDNLLGVPKDQLSSLGSYNEIAALFKSVGDVAFNFMLPVLAGYIAYSIAEKPGLVAGFVAGAIASSGLAFGKVPFAAAAGDIPDAIPSGFLGALVGGFLAGGVILVLKKLLAGLPRSLEGIKSILLYPLLGVFVTGFLMLAVNIPMAAINTALNNFLEGLSGSSAVLMGLVLGGMMAIDMGGPFNKAAYVFGTGTLAASIADGGSVVMAAVMAGGMVPPLAIFVATLLFKNKFTEEERNSGLTNIIMGLSFITEGAIPFAAADPGRAIPSFMAGSALAGALVGYAGIKLMAPHGGIFVIALTSNPLLYILFVLIGAVVSGILFGALRKAQ, from the coding sequence ATGAAAATTCAAGACTTACTGAGAAAAGAAGTCATGATTCTTGATTTACAGGCAGTAACCAAGGAAGCTGCTGTTGATGAAATGGTTACAAAACTGGTTGATAAAGGCATTGTAACAGATTTCGCTGTTTTTAAAGAAGGGATTATGAACCGTGAGGCACAGACTTCGACCGGTTTGGGTGACGGCATTGCGATGCCGCACAGCAAAAACGCAGCTGTTAAAGAAGCAACTGTTCTTTTTGCAAAATCACAAGCTGGTGTGGACTATGAGGCTCTTGACGGACAGCCTGTTGATCTTTTCTTTATGATTGCTGCTCCGGACGGTGCTAATGATACTCACTTAGCTGCTTTGGCTGAATTGTCAAAATACCTCTTAAAAGACGGCTTTGCCGATAAATTGCGCCAGGTAACCAGCCCTGATCAAGTGCTTGCTGTTTTTGACGAAACAGAAGAGGACAGCAAAGCCTCTGCACCGGCTGCCAGTGAACCGGTATCAGATGATCAGCCGCTTGTCGTTGCTGTTACAGCCTGCACAACAGGGATTGCTCATACCTATATGGCAGAAGAAGCCTTAATTAAACAAGGGCAGGAAATGGGTGTTCAGGTCCGCGTGGAAACAAATGGAGCTTCAGGAATCGGCAATAAATTAACTGATGATGAAATTAAACGCGCTAAAGGGGTTATTATTGCTGCTGACAAAGCTGTTGAAATGTCGCGCTTTAGCGGTAAGCCTTTAGTGTCTAGGCCTGTTGCTGACGGGATTAAAAAATCCGAAGAATTGCTGAATATTATCCTTGAAGGCAAGGCGGATACCTATACTGCCTCTGGTGCTGCTGCAGATACGGCTTCTTCAGCAGAAAGCAAAGCAGAAAAACAGGGCCTCGGCAGTGCTTTTTATAAGCATCTGATGAGCGGTGTTTCCCAAATGCTGCCTTTTGTCATCGGCGGCGGGATTATGATTGCTTTAGCCTTTTTACTGGATAACCTGCTGGGGGTTCCAAAAGATCAATTAAGCAGCTTAGGTTCTTATAATGAAATTGCGGCTTTGTTTAAGAGTGTCGGTGATGTGGCCTTTAACTTTATGCTGCCGGTTCTTGCGGGTTACATCGCTTATTCAATCGCTGAAAAACCGGGTCTTGTTGCTGGTTTTGTCGCTGGTGCCATTGCTTCTTCCGGTCTGGCTTTTGGGAAAGTACCGTTTGCGGCAGCTGCCGGTGATATTCCGGATGCTATCCCGTCAGGTTTTCTAGGCGCTCTTGTCGGCGGTTTCCTTGCCGGCGGTGTTATCTTAGTCTTGAAAAAACTGCTTGCCGGTCTGCCTCGCTCGCTTGAGGGAATTAAGTCTATTTTGCTCTATCCTCTGCTTGGCGTTTTTGTTACCGGATTTCTGATGCTTGCTGTCAACATTCCGATGGCGGCAATCAATACGGCTTTAAACAATTTCCTTGAAGGCCTTTCGGGCAGCTCGGCCGTTTTGATGGGCTTGGTTCTCGGCGGCATGATGGCTATTGATATGGGCGGACCTTTCAACAAGGCAGCTTATGTCTTTGGTACAGGAACACTGGCTGCCTCTATTGCCGATGGCGGATCTGTTGTTATGGCAGCTGTTATGGCAGGCGGTATGGTACCGCCGCTGGCTATTTTTGTCGCAACGCTTCTGTTCAAAAATAAATTTACAGAAGAAGAACGGAATTCCGGTCTGACTAACATCATTATGGGTCTGTCTTTCATTACAGAAGGTGCCATTCCTTTTGCAGCGGCTGATCCGGGACGGGCTATTCCAAGCTTTATGGCTGGATCGGCTTTGGCTGGCGCGCTGGTTGGTTATGCAGGAATTAAGCTGATGGCTCCGCACGGCGGTATCTTCGTTATCGCACTGACCTCAAATCCACTCCTTTATATCCTATTTGTGCTGATAGGAGCAGTGGTATCAGGGATTCTCTTTGGAGCTCTGCGTAAGGCGCAGTAA
- a CDS encoding putative quinol monooxygenase yields the protein MTNHLTKTPLMRIFKLKTAPDKLEDFKEIGKHNLQTSIEKEPGTLAMYSSYLPEDKTTFYVLEIYKDDEAYQAHAASQHFQSFAGFAAKHLTERLIYQTEPQWLREKEKAIDLHGQNELTVKLAEVDVKPEDNQNFRDIVTKEMAAAMAEEPGVLAMYAAKLADSAASWCFFEIYANDEAYEKHRQTPNFTAYLEQTREMVQSKKLISLTAGTLVNQGGLFFDSSLQQALKP from the coding sequence ATGACCAATCATTTGACTAAAACCCCTCTTATGCGAATTTTTAAGCTTAAAACTGCTCCTGATAAGCTAGAAGATTTTAAGGAGATTGGAAAGCATAATTTACAAACATCCATCGAAAAAGAACCGGGGACTCTGGCCATGTACAGCAGTTATTTGCCTGAGGATAAAACAACCTTTTATGTTCTTGAAATATACAAGGATGATGAAGCTTATCAAGCGCATGCTGCTTCCCAGCATTTTCAGTCTTTTGCAGGTTTTGCTGCTAAGCATCTGACTGAACGCCTTATTTATCAGACTGAACCGCAGTGGCTGCGAGAAAAAGAAAAAGCGATTGACCTTCACGGACAAAATGAACTTACTGTCAAATTGGCTGAAGTTGATGTCAAGCCTGAAGACAATCAAAACTTTCGGGATATTGTAACAAAAGAAATGGCAGCAGCGATGGCAGAAGAACCAGGGGTGCTGGCCATGTATGCTGCAAAGCTTGCTGACAGTGCTGCTTCTTGGTGTTTTTTTGAAATTTATGCCAATGATGAGGCTTATGAAAAGCACCGTCAGACTCCGAATTTCACCGCTTATCTGGAGCAGACCAGAGAAATGGTGCAGTCCAAAAAGTTAATCAGCTTAACTGCCGGCACCCTAGTCAATCAAGGCGGCCTGTTTTTTGACTCCTCTCTGCAGCAGGCACTTAAACCCTAA